From Glycine soja cultivar W05 chromosome 4, ASM419377v2, whole genome shotgun sequence, the proteins below share one genomic window:
- the LOC114408936 gene encoding uncharacterized protein LOC114408936 produces the protein MLSYRPLPFCFLLTIFLSTSCLLSHQASGTENEGKDVVGLSRLYVFAAAPFESSPLPLAAERTRRKDPLDGFNKYIYGWNITSSDYWASVAYTAVPLFSIAAVWFLGFGLCLLIIGVCYFCRKREPYGYSPTCYALSLILLILFTFTALIGCAVLYIGQGSFHHSMTNTLQYVVHQADSTVDKLRNVSDYLAQAKQVGIDRVFLPTNVQTDIDQAETDINNSASILADKTKENSDNIHDLLDSATLALIIIAAVMLVLTFLGFLFSIFGIQLLVYILVIAGWVLVTGTLVLCGLFLVLHNVTADSCVAVNEWIQYPTAHTAMDDILPCVDNATAQETLSRSKEVTSELVNLVNQVITNVSNLNFAPNFTPLYYNQSGPLMPLLCNPFHPDMTDRQCDAGEVTLSNATQVYGNFVCRVSPSEICMTQGRLTPTFYNQISAGINVGNSLYNYAPSLIELQDCTFVRETLSDISKDHCPDLRRHSRWIYIGLVMVSFAVMFSLIFWIVYGRERRHRLHRKESKDLIPAHAPAPGHALALVQIPEG, from the exons ATGTTAAGTTACAGACCACTTCCTTTTTGTTTCCTGCTCACAATTTTCTTGTCCACTTCCTGTCTGTTGTCACACCAAGCTTCAG gGACAGAAAATGAGGGAAAGGATGTAGTAGGCCTTTCTCGGTTGTATGTATTTGCTGCTGCACCGTTTGAGAGCTCGCCCCTTCCCTTAGCTGCTGAGAGAACACGAAGAAAAGACCCCCTTGATGGCTTCAATAAGTACATTTATGGATGGAATATCACTAGCAGTGATTATTGGGCC TCTGTGGCATATACCGCAGTTCCTTTGTTCAGTATTGCAGCAGTCTGGTTCTTGGGCTTTGGCTTGTGCTTATTGATCATTGGTGTTTGTTACTTCTGTCGTAAAAGAGAGCCATATGGTTATTCACCAACATGCTATGCCCTTTCCCTTATTCTCCTGATATTATTCACATTTACAGCATT GATTGGATGTGCAGTTCTCTACATTGGCCAAGGAAGTTTTCATCATAGCATGACAAATACATTGCAGTATGTGGTGCATCAAGCTGATTCTACTGTGGATAAGCTTAGAAATGTGTCAGATTATCTTGCTCAAGCTAAGCAGGTTGGAATCGATCGAGTTTTTCTCCCCACAAATGTTCAAACTGATATTGATCAGGCAGAAACAGATATCAATAACTCTGCTAGCATCCTTGCTGATAAGACAAAGGAGAACTCAGACAACATACATGATCTCTTAGATTCTGC GACGCTGGCTCTTATCATAATAGCTGCTGTTATGCTAGTCTTGACATTTCTTGGATTTT TATTCTCAATATTTGGCATACAGCTCCTTGTCTATAT CTTGGTAATCGCAGGATGGGTCCTTGTTACTGGCACCCTTGTATTATGTGGCTTGTTCCTTGTTCTCCATAA TGTGACAGCAGATAGTTGTGTAGCTGTGAATGAATGGATCCAGTATCCGACTGCACATACGGCTATGGACGATATTCTGCCCTGTGTGGACAATGCCACTGCACAAGAAACATTGTCACGAAGCAAAGAAGTAACTTCTGAACTAGTCAATTTGGTCAACCAGGTTATCACCAATGTCTCCAACTTAAATTTCGCCCCCAATTTCACTCCACTCTACTACAATCAATCTGGTCCCCTCATGCCACTCCTCTGCAATCCCTTCCATCCTGACATGACAGATAGACAATGTGATGCTGGTGAAGTCACCCTAAGCAATGCAACACAG GTGTATGGCAATTTTGTGTGCCGGGTTTCACCATCTGAGATATGCATGACACAGGGGCGTTTGACCCCTACCTTCTATAACCAAATATCTGCTGGAATAAACGTGGGCAACTCCTTGTATAATTACGCTCCCTCCCTGATTGAGCTACAAGATTGCACCTTCGTTCGAGAAACTCTAAGCGACATATCCAAGGACCATTGTCCTGATTTACGGCGTCATAGTAGATGGATCTATATTGGATTGGTAATGGTCTCTTTTGCTGTCATGTTCTCCTTGATCTTCTGGATCGTGTATGGGAGAGAGAGGAGACATCGTCTGCATAGAAAAGAGTCAAAGGATTTGATTCCTGCACATGCACCAGCACCAGGACATGCATTAGCATTGGTCCAGATCCCTGAAGGATAA
- the LOC114408935 gene encoding tyrosyl-DNA phosphodiesterase 1 isoform X2: MSLSPQVGYLVPLNRNFKEEASVPKFAVSDGINVIGRNNIPVPDKRLSRKHLTLTASPNGSASLLVEGTNPIVVNSGNKRRKLNPKEEATICNGDIIELIPGHHLFKYQVLGGDGKSSTCRNNEAQSSFKNKASGRSSQDKVETSSQKQGRNADARKSSGEDNSVEAIRNFHVPSDQIPSTFRLLHVQGLPPWANTSCVSIGDVIQGDIKVAILSNYMVDIDWLVPACPALSKVPHVLVIHGESDGRVDYIKRSKPANWILHKPSLPISFGTHHSKAMMLIYPQGVRVIVHTANLIYVDWNNKSQGLWMQDFPWKDQNSLSKGSGFENDLVEYLSVLKWPEFSVNLPFLGSVSICPSFFRKFDYSDARVRLIASVPGYHSGSSLKKWGHMKLRSLLQECTFDEEFKKSPLVYQFSSLGSLDEKWMTELASSMSAGLSEDKTPLGMGEPQIIWPTVEDVRCSLEGYAAGNAVPSPLKNVEKTFLKKYWAKWKADHTGRCRAMPHIKTFARYKNQSLAWFLLTSANLSKAAWGALQKNNTQLMIRSYEDKCPARESSEMKKTKLVTLTGIKKESMHSSSEVIIPLPLPYELPPLPYSSQDIPWSWDRQYNKKDVYGHVWPRM, translated from the exons ATGTCTTTGTCTCCTCAGGTTGGATACTTGGTTCCACTAAATCGAAATTTTAAGGAAGAAGCTTCAGTTCCCAAGTTTGCTGTCTCAGATGGCATAAACGTTATTGGGCGTAACAACATTCCTGTCCCCGACAAGAGGCTTAGCCGCAAACACCTTACTTTAACTGCTTCTCCCAATGGCTCGGCTAGTTTGCTCGTC GAGGGGACGAACCCAATTGTTGTTAATTCTGGGAATAAGAGAAGGAAGCTGAATCCTAAAGAAGAAGCTACCATTTGCAATGGTGATATAATCGAGCTTATTCCCGGTCACCATCTTTTCAAATATCAGGTGTTGGGTGGTGATGGAAAATCTTCAACTTGTAGAAACAACGAAGCTCAATcatcattcaaaaacaaagcTTCAGGCAGGAGTTCCCAG GATAAGGTTGAAACAAGCAGCCAGAAACAAGGAAGGAATGCAGACGCACGGAAGTCGTCGGGTGAAGACAATAGTGTGGAGGCCATTCGTAATTTCCATGTCCCTAGTGACCAAATACCTTCCACTTTTCGACTTTTGCACGTGCAAGGGTTACCACCTTGGGCAAATACTTCTTGTGTTTCTATAGGTGATGTTATTCAG GGAGATATTAAAGTTGCTATTCTTTCAAACTACATGGTAGACATTGATTGGTTGGTTCCTG CATGTCCTGCACTTTCAAAAGTGCCCCATGTGCTAGTTATTCATGGAGAAAGTGATGGGAGGGTGGATTACATAAAG AGAAGCAAACCTGCAAACTGGATTCTGCACAAACCATCATTGCCAatttcctttgggacacatcaTTCAAAGGCTATGATGCTTATATATCCTCAAGGAGTGAGAGTCATTGTGCATACAGCGAACTTAATTTATGTAGATTGGAACAATAAAAGCCAAGGTTTGTGGATGCAAGATTTTCCATGGAAAGATCAAAATAGTCTGAGCAAGGGATCTGGATTTGAAAATGACCTGGTTGAATATCTCAGTGTGTTGAAG TGGCCAGAATTCTCAGTTAACCTTCCATTCCTTGGAAGCGTCAGTATATGTCCATCTTTCTTCAGGAAGTTTGATTATAGTGATGCAAGG GTTAGATTAATTGCATCTGTACCTGGATATCATTCTGGTTCTAGTTTGAAAAAGTGGGGACATATGAAGCTGCGATCTCTGCTCCAGGAGTGTACTTTTGATGAAGAGTTTAAGAAATCTCCACTTGTTTATCAG TTCTCTTCTCTTGGCTCTTTGGATGAAAAATGGATGACTGAGCTGGCATCATCAATGTCAGCAGGTCTCTCTGAAGACAAAACACCCCTTGGTATGGGGGAGCCTCAAATCATATGGCCTACTGTAGAAGATGTCAGATGCTCTTTAGAG GGCTATGCTGCTGGAAATGCAGTTCCAAGTCCTCTGAAGAATGTGGAGAAAACATTTTTGAAGAAGTATTGGGCAAAATGGAAAGCAGACCATACTGGACGCTG CCGTGCTATGCCACATATAAAGACTTTTGCTCGTTACAAAAATCAGAGTCTTGC TTGGTTCTTGTTAACCTCGGCAAATCTTAGCAAAGCTGCCTGGGGAGCTCTCCAGAAGAATAATACTCAGTTGATGATTCGTTCATATGAG GATAAATGCCCAGCCCGAGAATCTTCTGAGATGAAGAAAACAAAACTAGTAACCCTGACTGGGATTAAAAAGGAGAGTATGCATTCATCATCTGAAGTTATTATCCCTTTACCTTTGCCTTACGAGCTCCCTCCCCTGCCTTATTCTTCCCAAG ATATCCCCTGGTCTTGGGACCGGCAATATAACAAGAAAGATGTCTATGGTCATGTTTGGCCACGGATGTGA
- the LOC114408079 gene encoding uncharacterized protein LOC114408079, with amino-acid sequence MAGTPSRLEDCDHQDMAITHYCGCFRVFYARYESCREQQETLKVHRNWLQKKLKRVVKALSEILVWPKKSFSLQRLSTCISEVKDKKRKMQFQYDPKSYALNFDDGSIEEDDGVFLGFSARYALHVH; translated from the coding sequence ATGGCTGGGACTCCATCAAGGCTTGAAGATTGCGATCATCAAGACATGGCCATCACTCATTATTGTGGCTGCTTCCGTGTGTTCTATGCTCGATATGAGTCGTGCCGGGAACAGCAAGAAACGTTGAAAGTTCATCGGAACTGGTTGCAGAAGAAGCTGAAGAGGGTTGTGAAGGCGTTGTCCGAAATTTTGGTGTGGCCAAAGAAGAGTTTTTCCTTGCAGAGGTTGAGTACGTGCATTAGTGAAGTCAAGgacaagaaaaggaaaatgcaaTTTCAGTATGATCCCAAGAGTTATGCGCTTAATTTTGATGATGGATCAATAGAGGAGGATGATGGTGTTTTTCTGGGTTTCTCGGCTCGGTATGCATTGCATGTACATTAG
- the LOC114408935 gene encoding tyrosyl-DNA phosphodiesterase 1 isoform X1: MSLSPQVGYLVPLNRNFKEEASVPKFAVSDGINVIGRNNIPVPDKRLSRKHLTLTASPNGSASLLVEGTNPIVVNSGNKRRKLNPKEEATICNGDIIELIPGHHLFKYQVLGGDGKSSTCRNNEAQSSFKNKASGRSSQDKVETSSQKQGRNADARKSSGEDNSVEAIRNFHVPSDQIPSTFRLLHVQGLPPWANTSCVSIGDVIQGDIKVAILSNYMVDIDWLVPACPALSKVPHVLVIHGESDGRVDYIKRSKPANWILHKPSLPISFGTHHSKAMMLIYPQGVRVIVHTANLIYVDWNNKSQGLWMQDFPWKDQNSLSKGSGFENDLVEYLSVLKWPEFSVNLPFLGSVSICPSFFRKFDYSDARVRLIASVPGYHSGSSLKKWGHMKLRSLLQECTFDEEFKKSPLVYQFSSLGSLDEKWMTELASSMSAGLSEDKTPLGMGEPQIIWPTVEDVRCSLEGYAAGNAVPSPLKNVEKTFLKKYWAKWKADHTGRCRAMPHIKTFARYKNQSLAWFLLTSANLSKAAWGALQKNNTQLMIRSYELGVLFLPSLFKRHESVFSCTSNVTVSEDKCPARESSEMKKTKLVTLTGIKKESMHSSSEVIIPLPLPYELPPLPYSSQDIPWSWDRQYNKKDVYGHVWPRM, translated from the exons ATGTCTTTGTCTCCTCAGGTTGGATACTTGGTTCCACTAAATCGAAATTTTAAGGAAGAAGCTTCAGTTCCCAAGTTTGCTGTCTCAGATGGCATAAACGTTATTGGGCGTAACAACATTCCTGTCCCCGACAAGAGGCTTAGCCGCAAACACCTTACTTTAACTGCTTCTCCCAATGGCTCGGCTAGTTTGCTCGTC GAGGGGACGAACCCAATTGTTGTTAATTCTGGGAATAAGAGAAGGAAGCTGAATCCTAAAGAAGAAGCTACCATTTGCAATGGTGATATAATCGAGCTTATTCCCGGTCACCATCTTTTCAAATATCAGGTGTTGGGTGGTGATGGAAAATCTTCAACTTGTAGAAACAACGAAGCTCAATcatcattcaaaaacaaagcTTCAGGCAGGAGTTCCCAG GATAAGGTTGAAACAAGCAGCCAGAAACAAGGAAGGAATGCAGACGCACGGAAGTCGTCGGGTGAAGACAATAGTGTGGAGGCCATTCGTAATTTCCATGTCCCTAGTGACCAAATACCTTCCACTTTTCGACTTTTGCACGTGCAAGGGTTACCACCTTGGGCAAATACTTCTTGTGTTTCTATAGGTGATGTTATTCAG GGAGATATTAAAGTTGCTATTCTTTCAAACTACATGGTAGACATTGATTGGTTGGTTCCTG CATGTCCTGCACTTTCAAAAGTGCCCCATGTGCTAGTTATTCATGGAGAAAGTGATGGGAGGGTGGATTACATAAAG AGAAGCAAACCTGCAAACTGGATTCTGCACAAACCATCATTGCCAatttcctttgggacacatcaTTCAAAGGCTATGATGCTTATATATCCTCAAGGAGTGAGAGTCATTGTGCATACAGCGAACTTAATTTATGTAGATTGGAACAATAAAAGCCAAGGTTTGTGGATGCAAGATTTTCCATGGAAAGATCAAAATAGTCTGAGCAAGGGATCTGGATTTGAAAATGACCTGGTTGAATATCTCAGTGTGTTGAAG TGGCCAGAATTCTCAGTTAACCTTCCATTCCTTGGAAGCGTCAGTATATGTCCATCTTTCTTCAGGAAGTTTGATTATAGTGATGCAAGG GTTAGATTAATTGCATCTGTACCTGGATATCATTCTGGTTCTAGTTTGAAAAAGTGGGGACATATGAAGCTGCGATCTCTGCTCCAGGAGTGTACTTTTGATGAAGAGTTTAAGAAATCTCCACTTGTTTATCAG TTCTCTTCTCTTGGCTCTTTGGATGAAAAATGGATGACTGAGCTGGCATCATCAATGTCAGCAGGTCTCTCTGAAGACAAAACACCCCTTGGTATGGGGGAGCCTCAAATCATATGGCCTACTGTAGAAGATGTCAGATGCTCTTTAGAG GGCTATGCTGCTGGAAATGCAGTTCCAAGTCCTCTGAAGAATGTGGAGAAAACATTTTTGAAGAAGTATTGGGCAAAATGGAAAGCAGACCATACTGGACGCTG CCGTGCTATGCCACATATAAAGACTTTTGCTCGTTACAAAAATCAGAGTCTTGC TTGGTTCTTGTTAACCTCGGCAAATCTTAGCAAAGCTGCCTGGGGAGCTCTCCAGAAGAATAATACTCAGTTGATGATTCGTTCATATGAG CTGGGAGTACTATTTTTACCATCATTATTCAAACGACACGAATCTGTATTTTCCTGTACCAGTAATGTTACAGTATCTGAG GATAAATGCCCAGCCCGAGAATCTTCTGAGATGAAGAAAACAAAACTAGTAACCCTGACTGGGATTAAAAAGGAGAGTATGCATTCATCATCTGAAGTTATTATCCCTTTACCTTTGCCTTACGAGCTCCCTCCCCTGCCTTATTCTTCCCAAG ATATCCCCTGGTCTTGGGACCGGCAATATAACAAGAAAGATGTCTATGGTCATGTTTGGCCACGGATGTGA
- the LOC114408937 gene encoding uncharacterized protein LOC114408937 — protein sequence MASSSSRTKSSGPVLRSLSPSSRFCSYTTSKTPFSSPSSAFASSTSSGFSSSTFFNQPRQHHSQSHHSHHRAASPTRVNLYSPAPLSSGVRFSIDPRSISPNRSISNQIITTKNNRPISGQKKTCMCSPTMHPGSFRCSLHKNIGNNNHHSDSYPSNRLNMRRSAMKNSLVRIGGVEGEWVKRALTALIRPSSHQQRRRAGFEPRPSRLSVMSKAQDL from the coding sequence atgGCTTCCTCGTCTTCCAGAACTAAGTCCAGTGGGCCCGTTCTACGCTCCCTCTCACCCTCCAGTAGATTCTGCTCATACACCACATCCAAAACCCCTTTCTCTTCTCCTTCATCCGCATTCGCTTCCTCCACAAGCTCTGGCTTCTCCTCTTCAACCTTCTTCAACCAGCCACGTCAGCATCACTCTCAAAGCCATCACAGCCACCACCGTGCCGCATCGCCCACACGTGTCAATCTATACAGCCCCGCCCCTCTCTCTTCCGGCGTCCGGTTCTCTATCGACCCCCGGTCTATATCACCCAACCGGTCCATATCGAACCAGATCATCACGACGAAGAACAACCGTCCGATCTCTGGCCAGAAGAAGACGTGTATGTGCTCGCCTACGATGCACCCTGGCTCGTTCCGATGCAGCCTCCACAAGAACATCGGGAACAACAACCACCACTCCGATTCATACCCCTCGAATCGGCTTAACATGCGTAGATCTGCTATGAAGAACTCGCTCGTGAGAATCGGAGGCGTGGAGGGCGAGTGGGTGAAACGGGCCCTGACAGCACTGATTCGGCCCAGTTCGCATCAACAGAGGAGGAGAGCGGGGTTCGAGCCCAGGCCCAGTCGTCTCTCTGTCATGTCCAAAGCCCAGGATCTAtga